One window of Nitrosophilus labii genomic DNA carries:
- a CDS encoding UvrD-helicase domain-containing protein, with the protein MSRLQLTEEQQKIVDAEFDSILLINAYAGTGKTSTLVEFVRSPKRKCKKFLYLSYNSSMSKSAAKSFKGIKNVVIKTIHSLAYGAVGHKYKERLGNLRVLDMLGYCEDVDEKEQYYYAYLLLSLVREFANSKYTMEKFINIKIEESSSWGKEHKASLRYFLDKLPSVWEDLLTNEEMPFEHDFYLKLYQLSEPKLYFDYILVDEAQDINGVIIDIVLKQRSKKVFIGDTYQQIYSWRGASNSLEILSKMPGTKTLYLTQSFRCPQVVAALANQYLTLLDAPKPFRGTRIQRNDDPTQTTVVARTNAKLFDYVVENILFNEDEEEFKIHFVGGIKSYNFQDLIDIQNLQWGKTEYIRNGFLKRFYDIEELSEYAEEANEVDLKVKITIVRKYMKHNIRNLIKMIEERVVDANKADYLLTTGHKSKGLEWDNVLILDDFVNIKEEIREDGEAVVSKEELNLLYVAITRSKHKLSISKDYILSNEFIEENRHLIRIM; encoded by the coding sequence ATGAGTAGATTGCAATTAACAGAGGAACAGCAAAAGATTGTCGATGCAGAATTTGATAGTATCCTACTTATCAATGCTTATGCCGGAACTGGCAAAACTTCTACACTGGTGGAATTTGTCAGATCCCCAAAAAGAAAATGTAAAAAATTTTTGTATCTGTCTTACAACAGTTCAATGTCTAAAAGTGCTGCAAAAAGTTTTAAGGGTATCAAGAATGTAGTCATAAAAACTATTCACTCCCTCGCATATGGAGCTGTTGGCCATAAATATAAAGAGAGGCTTGGCAATTTGAGAGTATTAGATATGCTTGGATATTGTGAAGATGTGGATGAAAAAGAGCAATATTATTACGCATATCTTTTGTTGTCATTGGTAAGGGAGTTTGCAAATTCAAAATATACAATGGAGAAATTTATAAATATCAAAATTGAGGAGAGCAGCAGCTGGGGCAAAGAACATAAAGCAAGTCTTAGATATTTTCTTGACAAATTGCCATCTGTTTGGGAAGATCTACTTACAAATGAAGAGATGCCATTTGAACATGATTTTTACCTAAAGCTTTATCAGTTATCAGAACCAAAATTATATTTCGATTATATTCTTGTAGATGAAGCACAAGATATTAACGGAGTAATTATTGATATAGTTTTAAAACAACGCTCAAAAAAGGTGTTTATTGGTGATACTTATCAGCAAATCTATTCCTGGAGAGGTGCAAGCAATTCTCTTGAAATATTGTCCAAAATGCCAGGAACAAAAACTCTTTATCTTACCCAATCGTTTAGATGTCCACAGGTAGTTGCTGCACTGGCCAATCAATATCTAACTTTACTTGATGCACCAAAGCCGTTTAGAGGAACACGGATACAGCGTAATGATGACCCCACTCAAACAACCGTTGTTGCAAGGACCAATGCAAAACTTTTTGATTATGTGGTAGAAAATATTCTATTCAATGAAGATGAAGAGGAATTTAAAATACATTTTGTAGGGGGAATTAAGAGTTACAATTTTCAAGATCTTATCGATATTCAAAATCTTCAATGGGGTAAAACGGAGTATATTCGAAATGGCTTTCTAAAGAGATTCTATGACATTGAAGAACTAAGTGAATATGCCGAAGAGGCAAATGAAGTTGATCTGAAAGTCAAAATTACTATTGTGCGAAAGTACATGAAACACAATATCCGTAATCTCATTAAAATGATCGAAGAGCGTGTTGTAGATGCAAACAAGGCGGACTATTTACTTACAACTGGCCACAAGTCAAAAGGTTTGGAATGGGATAATGTGCTTATTCTTGATGATTTTGTAAATATCAAAGAGGAGATCAGGGAAGATGGAGAAGCAGTAGTAAGTAAAGAAGAGTTAAACCTCTTGTATGTTGCTATTACAAGAAGCAAACATAAGTTGAGTATTTCAAAAGATTATATTCTTTCAAATGAGTTTATCGAAGAAAACAGGCATTTGATTAGAATAATGTAA
- a CDS encoding Eco57I restriction-modification methylase domain-containing protein — protein MPLLLLEEEHEKSNKIKMKEDILVILGNPPYNNKSKNRDEKILKLLDKYKEGLNEKKINLDDDYIKFIRFAQWKLLEQNKDVLSQKSGILGFITNNSFIWGRTHRKMRESLYKSFDEIYILNLHGSKTDPKEDKNIFDIQVGVCISIFIKYPFEVDKKRVFYYSTFENEIYSKEDKLKFLGSNIYKDLKWKELEIKEPYYWFIDKDLSSEVTCSKK, from the coding sequence ATGCCACTGCTTTTACTTGAAGAAGAACACGAAAAATCCAATAAAATTAAAATGAAAGAGGATATTTTAGTCATTTTAGGAAACCCTCCATACAACAATAAATCGAAAAACAGAGACGAAAAAATACTTAAACTTTTGGATAAGTATAAAGAAGGACTTAATGAGAAAAAAATAAATTTAGATGACGACTATATCAAGTTTATACGATTTGCGCAATGGAAACTACTTGAGCAAAATAAAGATGTTTTGTCGCAAAAAAGCGGAATATTAGGATTTATTACAAACAACTCTTTCATTTGGGGTAGAACGCATAGAAAAATGAGAGAAAGTTTGTATAAGTCTTTTGATGAAATCTATATTTTGAATTTACACGGCAGCAAAACAGATCCAAAAGAAGATAAAAACATTTTCGATATTCAAGTAGGGGTATGTATATCTATCTTTATTAAATATCCGTTTGAAGTCGATAAAAAAAGAGTGTTTTACTATTCGACTTTTGAAAACGAGATTTATTCAAAAGAAGATAAACTCAAGTTTTTAGGCAGCAATATATATAAAGACTTGAAATGGAAAGAATTGGAGATTAAAGAACCATATTATTGGTTTATAGATAAAGATTTGAGTAGCGAAGTGACCTGCTCCAAAAAGTAG
- a CDS encoding HU family DNA-binding protein — MTAKETIRRHEIVRNIASVTGFKIKDIDNILDLFFYAVLDAIKDNKKVVVPNFGAFYPYETKKGTIINIKTKEPIKYSSKKTMKFKISPNARKCINSDVLHNSH, encoded by the coding sequence ATGACAGCAAAAGAAACAATAAGAAGGCATGAAATAGTAAGAAATATTGCAAGTGTTACAGGCTTTAAAATAAAAGATATTGACAATATTCTTGATCTGTTTTTTTATGCCGTTCTTGATGCTATAAAGGATAACAAAAAAGTCGTAGTTCCTAACTTTGGTGCATTTTATCCGTATGAGACAAAAAAAGGTACTATTATTAATATTAAAACAAAGGAACCGATCAAATATTCTTCTAAAAAAACAATGAAATTTAAAATTTCACCAAATGCAAGAAAATGTATCAACTCCGATGTTCTACATAACTCTCATTAG
- a CDS encoding ParM/StbA family protein — protein MQKIAIDIGYGDTKVVTKDQQFKFASAIEKKREAMADYGSAQEDVYEYGGKKYTVGDKALANAVSTRGFNFLVKYSPLIIYHAIKKAGLNTKEPIHIVTGLSIVNWNEKEHFIEAIKTININDEVIKPKIKLMAQGQGIFYDYKGDKNGIVCIVDIGYNTFDFLVFEDGDPRPDLSFATKKGANVVITELQTKIKKKFNADITEQMAKDIFTTGYFMNYGEKIDLTDEIEDAKIDYTDFILDEMKSQRSDLLRSATKVIFSGGGAYFLEGAKLPKNVDFSEKPYEFANARGYYEKG, from the coding sequence AAAAAATAGCAATTGATATTGGTTATGGAGATACCAAAGTTGTCACAAAGGACCAACAGTTTAAATTTGCCTCAGCAATTGAGAAAAAGCGTGAGGCAATGGCTGATTATGGTTCGGCCCAGGAAGATGTATATGAGTATGGTGGTAAAAAATATACAGTAGGCGACAAAGCTCTGGCCAATGCTGTATCTACACGAGGATTTAATTTCCTTGTTAAATATTCTCCCCTCATAATCTACCACGCAATAAAAAAAGCCGGCTTAAACACAAAAGAGCCTATACATATCGTAACTGGGCTTTCTATTGTAAACTGGAATGAAAAAGAGCATTTTATTGAGGCTATAAAAACTATAAATATAAACGATGAAGTAATCAAGCCTAAGATAAAACTTATGGCTCAGGGCCAGGGTATTTTCTATGACTATAAAGGTGATAAAAACGGTATTGTGTGCATAGTTGATATTGGCTACAACACTTTTGATTTTTTGGTATTTGAAGATGGCGATCCTCGTCCTGATCTATCTTTCGCAACTAAAAAAGGTGCCAATGTGGTTATCACCGAATTGCAAACTAAAATAAAGAAAAAATTTAATGCCGATATTACAGAACAGATGGCCAAAGATATATTTACAACTGGTTACTTTATGAACTACGGAGAAAAAATAGACTTGACAGACGAGATAGAGGACGCAAAAATTGACTATACAGATTTTATCCTTGATGAAATGAAATCGCAAAGATCTGATTTGCTGAGATCTGCTACAAAGGTAATATTCAGCGGCGGCGGTGCATATTTCCTTGAAGGTGCTAAGTTGCCTAAGAATGTTGATTTTTCAGAAAAACCTTATGAATTTGCAAATGCAAGGGGTTACTATGAAAAAGGTTAA
- a CDS encoding N-6 DNA methylase, with product MNIEIYINALEDYYKNIKEKYESAIANEHTLRTDLENLLNVFKPGDVKILQETKKEEYEIGSPDFRVFRKIDPKDSLSYNLLIGYIETKKFGENLNRILKTEQIKKYLEVSPNIILTDYNRFIHLSYDKIVKDLTLFEYGIEDNLLNRDFRIDENKVINFKAFLDNFFLNYEKRKIKTKKELVKVLSSQSFYLSVKTREVIESNNMEYYKFIRFFNKTYESFKNAVKYDFDIKEFCDIFAQSVSYGLFVAHIEGINIEEDLDLPRLLPKEFSILAEFLYFSAPSFNLPKEIEYTIANIKKTLTLIDTDKISKELKTHINSLTIYLYEDFLKSFDNLRGTERRKESGVYYTPNEAVRFIVKSIKSILKEKFEMNGYKDENVKVLDPATGTGSFLAEVFNSIIEDVNSPVLQENFVKEKFLKDIYGFELMFVPYIVAHLKLSNILKNKGYSLKDEDRLQVYLTTHWICREIV from the coding sequence ATGAATATAGAAATTTATATAAATGCTTTGGAAGATTATTATAAAAATATCAAAGAAAAGTATGAGTCTGCAATTGCAAACGAACATACGCTCCGAACTGACTTAGAAAATTTACTTAATGTCTTTAAACCTGGTGATGTCAAAATATTGCAAGAAACAAAGAAAGAAGAATATGAAATAGGAAGTCCGGATTTTAGAGTTTTTCGTAAAATAGACCCAAAAGATTCCCTTTCTTATAATTTGTTGATTGGATATATAGAAACCAAAAAGTTTGGAGAAAATTTAAATCGCATATTAAAAACCGAACAAATCAAAAAATATCTTGAAGTTTCTCCTAATATAATCTTGACCGACTATAATCGATTCATCCACCTTTCTTATGACAAAATAGTGAAAGATTTAACTCTTTTTGAATATGGGATAGAAGATAATCTTCTAAATAGAGATTTTAGAATAGATGAAAATAAAGTCATTAATTTTAAAGCATTTTTAGATAACTTTTTTCTAAACTACGAAAAAAGAAAAATTAAAACAAAAAAAGAACTTGTAAAAGTATTAAGTTCTCAATCCTTTTATTTGAGCGTGAAAACGAGAGAAGTGATAGAATCAAATAATATGGAATATTACAAATTTATTAGATTTTTCAATAAAACATACGAAAGTTTTAAAAATGCTGTTAAATACGATTTTGACATAAAAGAGTTTTGTGATATTTTTGCCCAATCTGTTTCATACGGTCTTTTTGTCGCTCATATCGAAGGGATAAATATCGAAGAAGATTTGGATTTGCCAAGACTTTTGCCAAAAGAGTTTTCCATTTTAGCGGAATTTTTATACTTTAGCGCCCCATCTTTCAATCTCCCGAAAGAAATTGAATATACCATTGCTAATATCAAAAAAACGTTGACGCTCATCGATACTGATAAAATATCGAAAGAGTTGAAAACTCACATCAATTCTCTAACGATTTATTTATATGAGGACTTTTTAAAATCCTTCGACAATTTAAGAGGCACTGAAAGAAGAAAAGAGAGCGGTGTTTATTATACTCCAAATGAGGCTGTTAGATTTATTGTTAAATCAATAAAGTCTATTCTTAAAGAGAAGTTTGAAATGAATGGCTACAAAGATGAAAATGTAAAAGTTCTCGATCCTGCTACGGGAACGGGAAGTTTTTTGGCAGAAGTGTTCAACTCCATCATTGAAGATGTCAATTCTCCGGTATTGCAAGAAAACTTCGTAAAAGAGAAATTTTTAAAAGACATATACGGATTTGAATTGATGTTTGTTCCGTATATAGTAGCCCATTTGAAATTGTCCAATATTTTAAAAAATAAGGGCTATTCGCTAAAAGATGAGGATAGATTGCAGGTATATCTTACAACACATTGGATTTGCAGGGAAATAGTTTAA